In Capillimicrobium parvum, a genomic segment contains:
- a CDS encoding COX15/CtaA family protein encodes MPRISPRTYALITLIALITLVVIVFTGAAVRLTGSGLGCPTWPRCEGKVIQTELDSHAAIEYGNRLFTGVVSIATIAAALCAFLRRPFRKDLAIIGVLLPLGVVGQAVLGGLTVLYGLAPGFVMSHFLLSQLVLAAAVALAWRARHEPGERPRVADRLSVLPVRALLVWGGLVLFAGTAATGAGPHAGASGTGEVVPRLDFWGGTTMTDIIHWHGRMSTILGVSAVLIWFLLWRRSANAQVRKAMTVVCVLIAVQGIVGFIQYENELPPEIVWIHVALATCTWLALLWATAAAGTLTPAVSRERQRAVSVERARV; translated from the coding sequence GTGCCCCGCATCTCTCCGCGCACCTACGCGCTCATCACGCTGATCGCGCTGATCACGCTCGTGGTCATCGTGTTCACGGGCGCGGCGGTGCGGCTGACCGGGTCGGGGCTCGGGTGCCCGACCTGGCCGCGCTGCGAGGGCAAGGTCATCCAGACCGAGCTCGACTCGCACGCGGCGATCGAGTACGGCAACCGGCTGTTCACGGGCGTCGTGAGCATCGCGACGATCGCCGCAGCGCTGTGCGCGTTCCTGCGCCGGCCGTTCCGCAAGGACCTCGCCATCATCGGCGTGCTGCTCCCGCTCGGCGTCGTCGGGCAGGCGGTCCTCGGCGGGCTGACGGTCCTCTACGGGCTCGCGCCGGGCTTCGTCATGAGCCACTTCCTGCTGTCGCAGCTCGTGCTCGCCGCGGCGGTGGCCCTGGCCTGGCGCGCGCGCCACGAGCCCGGCGAGCGGCCGCGCGTCGCCGACCGCCTCAGCGTCCTGCCGGTCCGCGCGCTGCTCGTGTGGGGCGGGCTCGTGCTGTTCGCCGGGACCGCCGCGACGGGGGCGGGTCCGCACGCGGGCGCCTCGGGCACGGGCGAGGTGGTGCCGCGGCTGGACTTCTGGGGCGGCACGACGATGACGGACATCATCCACTGGCACGGCCGCATGTCGACGATCCTCGGGGTCAGCGCCGTGCTGATCTGGTTCCTCCTGTGGCGGCGCAGCGCGAATGCCCAGGTGCGCAAGGCGATGACCGTCGTCTGCGTGCTCATCGCGGTGCAGGGGATCGTCGGCTTCATCCAGTACGAGAACGAGCTGCCGCCGGAGATCGTGTGGATCCACGTCGCGCTGGCGACCTGCACGTGGCTCGCCCTGCTGTGGGCCACGGCGGCCGCCGGCACGCTGACGCCGGCGGTCTCGCGCGAACGTCAGCGGGCCGTCTCGGTCGAACGCGCACGCGTGTAG
- the rfbC gene encoding dTDP-4-dehydrorhamnose 3,5-epimerase, whose translation MRRLDTRLDGPILLEPTIHGDARGFFVETFRRETFDEVGITTEFVQHNHSRSSRGVLRGMHYQLGLAKHVRCARGRILDVVVDVRRTSPCFGQWEAFTLDDETHHQLFVPAGFAHGFVVLSEIADVVYLQDDYYDPQRDRGISYRDPDIGIAWPDGLELQTSERDDNQPMLRDVPPEDLPE comes from the coding sequence ATGCGACGCCTCGACACCCGCCTCGACGGACCGATCCTGCTCGAGCCGACCATCCACGGCGACGCCCGCGGGTTCTTCGTGGAGACCTTCCGCCGCGAGACGTTCGACGAGGTCGGGATCACGACCGAGTTCGTCCAGCACAACCACTCGCGCTCGAGCCGGGGCGTGCTGCGCGGCATGCACTACCAGCTCGGCCTCGCCAAGCACGTGCGTTGCGCGCGCGGCCGCATCCTCGACGTCGTCGTCGACGTGCGCCGCACCTCGCCGTGCTTCGGCCAGTGGGAGGCGTTCACGCTCGACGACGAGACCCACCACCAGCTCTTCGTGCCGGCCGGGTTCGCGCACGGCTTCGTCGTCCTCTCAGAGATCGCCGACGTCGTCTACCTGCAGGACGACTACTACGACCCGCAGCGCGACCGCGGCATCTCCTACCGCGATCCGGACATCGGCATCGCCTGGCCCGACGGCCTCGAGCTGCAGACGTCCGAGCGCGACGACAACCAGCCGATGCTGCGCGACGTGCCGCCGGAGGACCTGCCGGAGTAG
- a CDS encoding class I SAM-dependent methyltransferase: protein MSGWRAAAGRAYTRAWQRGRPRSARVAPYLPQQPLSRRFGLDRGRPVDRVYIERFLERHRADLRGRGVEIYEPTYLERFGACERMDVLDADPDAAHATIRGDFGALPAGTFDCFVCTQTLQLIADPLTALRQARDALAPGGVLLLTVPGISQIAPGETFPDHVRYTTHGLRALAAEVFDAAEVGAHGNVRTAAAFLYGLADHEVDAAAFATDDPAYELLITLRAFH from the coding sequence GTGAGCGGTTGGCGCGCGGCGGCCGGCCGCGCATACACGCGGGCCTGGCAGCGCGGGCGGCCGCGGTCGGCGCGGGTCGCGCCGTACCTGCCGCAGCAGCCGCTGTCGCGCCGGTTCGGCCTGGACCGGGGGCGGCCCGTCGACCGCGTCTACATCGAGCGCTTCCTCGAGCGCCATCGCGCCGACCTCCGCGGCCGCGGCGTCGAGATCTATGAGCCGACGTACCTCGAGCGCTTCGGCGCGTGCGAGCGCATGGACGTCCTCGACGCCGACCCGGACGCCGCGCACGCCACGATCCGCGGTGACTTCGGCGCGCTGCCCGCGGGCACGTTCGACTGCTTCGTCTGCACCCAGACCCTGCAGCTGATCGCCGACCCGCTGACGGCGCTGCGCCAGGCGCGCGACGCGCTCGCGCCGGGCGGCGTGCTGCTGTTGACCGTTCCCGGCATCAGCCAGATCGCGCCCGGAGAGACGTTCCCCGACCACGTCCGCTACACGACGCACGGCCTGCGCGCGCTCGCGGCAGAGGTCTTCGACGCGGCGGAGGTCGGCGCCCACGGCAACGTGCGCACGGCCGCCGCGTTCCTCTATGGGCTGGCCGACCACGAGGTCGACGCCGCCGCGTTCGCGACCGACGATCCCGCGTACGAGCTGCTCATCACGCTGCGCGCCTTCCACTAG
- a CDS encoding ABC transporter permease yields MSAAEASLGRQIKGPSAVGTDPRRFWHLTRALAVTEFKLRFFGSVLGYAWQVMRPLLLFGVLYVLFTQIIDVGNDVPFYGVALLLGLVLYTFFSESTGTAVTSIVDRENLVRKIEFPRLAVPMSVVLTAMFNLVLNFGVVVVFLLASGGSVRWSWLELIPLVALLAIVSSGMAMLLSASFVRARDVKPIWDVVLQILFYASPIFYMIETVQETAPTWVAKVLMLNPFAAILQQARHAMVSPEYDTAASAIGGTWRLLIPLAIIFGVFALGYAVFRRAAPRLAEDL; encoded by the coding sequence GTGAGCGCCGCTGAGGCCAGCCTCGGCCGCCAGATCAAGGGGCCCTCGGCGGTCGGGACCGACCCGCGCCGCTTCTGGCACCTCACCCGCGCGCTCGCGGTCACCGAGTTCAAGCTGCGCTTCTTCGGCTCGGTGCTCGGCTACGCGTGGCAGGTCATGCGGCCGCTGCTGCTGTTCGGCGTGCTCTACGTCCTGTTCACGCAGATCATCGACGTCGGCAACGACGTCCCGTTCTACGGCGTGGCGCTGCTGCTCGGGCTCGTCCTCTACACGTTCTTCAGCGAGTCGACCGGCACCGCGGTGACGTCGATCGTCGACCGTGAGAACCTCGTGCGCAAGATCGAGTTCCCGCGGCTGGCGGTGCCGATGTCGGTGGTGCTGACGGCGATGTTCAACCTCGTGCTGAACTTCGGCGTGGTGGTCGTGTTCCTGCTCGCGTCGGGTGGCAGCGTGCGCTGGTCCTGGCTCGAGCTGATCCCGCTCGTGGCGCTCCTGGCCATCGTGTCGAGCGGCATGGCGATGCTGCTGTCGGCCTCGTTCGTGCGGGCCCGCGACGTCAAGCCGATCTGGGACGTCGTCCTGCAGATCCTCTTCTACGCCTCGCCGATCTTCTACATGATCGAGACGGTGCAGGAGACCGCCCCGACATGGGTCGCCAAGGTGCTCATGCTCAACCCGTTCGCGGCGATCCTCCAGCAGGCTCGCCACGCGATGGTCAGCCCGGAGTACGACACCGCCGCGTCCGCGATCGGAGGGACCTGGCGGCTGCTGATCCCGCTGGCGATCATCTTCGGCGTGTTCGCGCTCGGCTACGCGGTCTTCCGGCGCGCGGCGCCGCGGCTCGCCGAGGACCTGTGA
- a CDS encoding ABC transporter ATP-binding protein, producing MSSPALPAVAVDGVSKTFRLPHERVHTLKERALHPMRRMGHEAFPALRDVSFAVDDGEFFGIVGRNGSGKSTLLKCLAGIYAVDRGRIYVNGRMSTFIELGVGFNNDLPARDNVMINATMLGLSPREARRRYDAVIDFAELREFEDLKLKNYSSGMEVRLAFSVMMQVDAEVLLIDEVLAVGDAAFQQKCFDEFARIRREGRTVLLVTHDMGNVQRFCDRAMLLERGSIVELGEPDRVAARYLELNFNRGETDDGTPRDESDAGRYGDRRAEIVEAWFEDEAGERAKTVPTGQRAAFCFRARFREPVADPLFGVVLADDRGTPVFEASNVLLPACGGFAAGDEATIRIAFDCVLSSGRYEATPAIARGGSGVAWIDRRERFASVVVTGARSTDAVLDLPFDLEVLSRERR from the coding sequence GTGTCGAGCCCCGCCCTTCCGGCTGTCGCCGTCGACGGTGTCTCGAAGACCTTCCGCCTGCCGCACGAGCGCGTCCACACGCTCAAGGAGCGGGCGCTGCACCCGATGCGGCGCATGGGTCACGAGGCGTTCCCCGCGCTGCGCGACGTGTCCTTCGCCGTCGACGACGGCGAGTTCTTCGGCATCGTCGGGCGCAACGGGTCGGGGAAGTCGACGCTGCTGAAGTGCCTGGCCGGGATCTACGCCGTCGATCGGGGCCGCATCTACGTCAACGGCCGGATGTCGACGTTCATCGAGCTCGGGGTCGGCTTCAACAACGACCTGCCCGCGCGCGACAACGTGATGATCAACGCGACGATGCTCGGGCTCTCCCCCCGCGAGGCGCGCCGCCGCTACGACGCGGTCATCGACTTCGCCGAGCTGCGCGAGTTCGAGGACCTCAAGCTGAAGAACTACTCGAGCGGCATGGAGGTCCGGCTCGCCTTCAGCGTGATGATGCAGGTCGACGCCGAGGTGCTGCTCATCGACGAGGTGCTCGCGGTCGGCGACGCCGCCTTCCAGCAGAAGTGCTTCGACGAGTTCGCGCGCATCCGCCGGGAGGGCCGCACCGTCCTGCTCGTCACCCACGACATGGGCAACGTCCAGCGCTTCTGTGACCGCGCGATGCTGCTCGAGCGCGGCTCGATCGTCGAGCTCGGCGAACCCGACCGCGTCGCCGCCCGCTATCTCGAGCTGAACTTCAACCGCGGCGAGACCGACGACGGCACGCCGCGCGACGAGTCCGACGCCGGCCGCTACGGCGACCGGCGCGCCGAGATCGTCGAGGCGTGGTTCGAGGACGAGGCGGGCGAGCGCGCCAAGACGGTCCCGACCGGCCAGCGCGCCGCCTTCTGCTTCCGCGCGCGCTTCCGCGAGCCGGTCGCCGATCCGCTCTTCGGGGTCGTCCTCGCCGACGATCGGGGAACGCCGGTCTTCGAGGCCTCCAACGTGCTGCTGCCCGCCTGCGGGGGGTTCGCGGCCGGAGACGAGGCGACGATCCGGATCGCGTTCGACTGCGTGCTGTCGTCCGGGCGCTACGAGGCGACTCCCGCCATCGCGCGCGGTGGCAGCGGCGTCGCGTGGATCGACCGGCGCGAGCGGTTCGCCTCGGTCGTCGTCACCGGTGCGCGCTCGACCGACGCGGTGCTCGACCTTCCGTTCGACCTGGAGGTGCTCAGCCGTGAGCGCCGCTGA
- a CDS encoding glycosyltransferase family protein, whose translation MREPRFGEPTRVAFVGQETYFAQCALHAPTRDLKPRFFDFRAGVGDDVTALRDALADWGAHVVVVFRPEIIAPGAFVTLDAITLGFVTEPLKRSGGDEHPDLEWRESELALTDPANFDRVVAFDPHVVATADRHARVWRSLPLPVDDRLYAPVAPSAAPPRILFVGYSTDHRERFLINAKHEYDVLHYAHGLHGDELRDVFARTDVALNLHGEPYPSFENRVLLHLAAGHLVISEPLDPTYGLEAGIDFLEIRRPDELMTLLYQLKRRPETFERVRHRGRAKADDYRASRVWPRIVGDLLADVRTFGSARDASAASAP comes from the coding sequence ATGCGCGAACCCCGCTTCGGAGAGCCCACGCGCGTCGCCTTCGTCGGCCAGGAGACGTACTTCGCCCAGTGCGCCCTGCACGCGCCGACGCGCGACCTCAAGCCGCGCTTCTTCGACTTCCGCGCCGGGGTCGGCGACGACGTGACCGCCCTCAGGGACGCGCTCGCCGACTGGGGCGCGCACGTCGTCGTCGTCTTCCGGCCCGAGATCATCGCGCCGGGGGCGTTCGTCACGCTCGACGCGATCACGCTCGGCTTCGTCACCGAGCCGCTGAAGCGCAGCGGCGGCGACGAGCACCCCGACCTCGAGTGGCGAGAGTCCGAGCTCGCCCTCACCGACCCGGCGAACTTCGACCGGGTCGTCGCCTTCGACCCCCACGTCGTCGCGACCGCCGACCGCCATGCGCGCGTGTGGCGCTCCCTGCCGCTGCCCGTCGACGACCGCCTGTACGCCCCCGTCGCTCCGAGCGCCGCGCCGCCGCGGATCCTCTTCGTCGGGTACTCGACCGACCATCGCGAGCGCTTCCTCATCAACGCCAAGCACGAGTACGACGTCCTGCACTACGCGCACGGCCTGCACGGCGACGAGCTGCGCGACGTGTTCGCCCGCACCGACGTCGCGCTGAACCTCCACGGGGAGCCGTACCCCAGCTTCGAGAACCGCGTGCTGCTGCATCTCGCCGCCGGCCACCTCGTCATATCCGAGCCGCTCGATCCCACGTACGGGCTCGAGGCCGGCATCGACTTCCTCGAGATCCGCCGCCCGGACGAGCTGATGACGCTGCTCTACCAGCTCAAGCGCCGGCCCGAGACCTTCGAGCGCGTCCGCCACCGCGGCCGCGCGAAGGCCGACGACTACCGCGCCAGCCGGGTCTGGCCGCGGATCGTCGGCGACCTGCTCGCCGACGTCCGGACGTTCGGCTCGGCCCGCGACGCGTCCGCCGCGAGCGCTCCATAG
- a CDS encoding glycosyltransferase family 4 protein, whose protein sequence is MRVAFLTQDLQLSGGVGVVVEHASQLARRHGFDVSLVLTQQQAEPDWAFRGLEHLHVVPLDEARRMRFDVAVSTWWETADQLFDLSAARYASFVQSLEDRFYLPEEPERMAAALALDLPVRFVTEARWIVRCLEALRGPGGDRVLFVRNGVAKDVFVSPPAAPVALRGPLRVLVEGSAQIAFKGVGEALAAAGAMDEARSVTLVTPDREGEVPTGADEVVRAVPHGEMARLYAAHDVVLKLSRVEGMFGPPLEGFHMGATCVVTPVTGHEEYVRHGVNGMVVDWDDVRGTARMLDLLASDRALLHRLRTGALATARAWPSVEQSGAFMALALRRIAAEPPPSPQAVGRRLVRDLQANLAVSQRLTIDHTITSGVLKDLREQNAYKVGVWLRGAFLRLSAPVRRVRWWLRSRSES, encoded by the coding sequence ATGCGCGTGGCCTTCCTCACCCAGGATCTGCAGCTGTCGGGCGGGGTCGGCGTGGTCGTCGAGCACGCGTCGCAGCTCGCCCGCCGCCACGGGTTCGACGTCTCGCTCGTGCTGACGCAGCAGCAGGCCGAGCCGGACTGGGCGTTTCGCGGACTCGAGCACCTGCACGTCGTGCCGCTCGACGAGGCGCGGCGGATGCGCTTCGACGTCGCCGTCTCGACGTGGTGGGAGACCGCGGACCAGCTCTTCGACCTGTCCGCGGCGCGCTACGCCTCGTTCGTGCAGTCCTTGGAGGACCGCTTCTACCTGCCGGAGGAGCCCGAGCGGATGGCGGCGGCCCTGGCGCTCGACCTGCCGGTGCGGTTCGTCACCGAGGCGCGCTGGATCGTGCGCTGCCTCGAGGCGCTGCGGGGGCCGGGCGGCGACCGGGTCCTGTTCGTGCGCAACGGCGTCGCCAAGGACGTGTTCGTCTCGCCGCCGGCGGCGCCGGTCGCGCTGCGCGGGCCGCTGCGGGTGCTGGTGGAGGGTTCGGCGCAGATCGCGTTCAAGGGGGTCGGCGAGGCGCTCGCCGCGGCGGGGGCGATGGACGAGGCGCGGTCGGTCACGCTCGTCACGCCGGATCGCGAGGGCGAGGTGCCCACCGGGGCCGACGAGGTGGTGCGCGCCGTGCCGCACGGCGAGATGGCGCGCCTGTACGCCGCGCATGACGTGGTGCTGAAGCTGTCGCGCGTGGAGGGGATGTTCGGCCCGCCGCTGGAGGGCTTCCACATGGGCGCGACGTGCGTCGTGACGCCCGTGACCGGCCACGAGGAGTACGTCCGCCACGGGGTCAACGGGATGGTCGTCGACTGGGACGACGTGCGCGGGACCGCGCGGATGCTCGACCTCCTGGCGAGCGACCGGGCGCTGCTGCACCGGCTGCGCACCGGGGCGCTCGCGACGGCGCGGGCATGGCCGTCGGTCGAGCAGTCGGGGGCGTTCATGGCGCTCGCGCTGCGGCGGATCGCGGCCGAGCCGCCGCCGTCGCCGCAGGCGGTGGGCCGGCGGCTCGTGCGCGATCTGCAGGCGAACCTCGCGGTGTCGCAACGGCTGACGATCGACCACACGATCACGTCGGGCGTGCTCAAGGACCTGCGCGAGCAGAACGCCTACAAGGTCGGCGTGTGGCTGCGCGGGGCGTTCCTCCGGCTGAGCGCGCCGGTGCGGCGCGTCCGGTGGTGGCTGCGATCGCGGAGCGAGAGCTGA
- a CDS encoding apurinic/apyrimidinic endonuclease family protein, which produces MVPLQLLERGPVAQHHPLGASTGYMAEDRGDWEALVEQALVTSSFAVELAALSERELPGLLEYLDSTPALPFRYLSVHAPVKHRMVGEAALVERLAALPPWVDAIVVHPDVIDDPALYRRLGSALVVENMDPRKPAGRTAAELAPLMAQLPEAGFCFDVAHAAAVDPSLQEAHRLLDRFCGRLRHLHVSSLDEDCHHIPLADADEQAWTSVLRRCRDVPWILEAPLAS; this is translated from the coding sequence TGCGTCGACGGGCTACATGGCCGAGGACCGGGGCGATTGGGAGGCGCTGGTCGAGCAGGCGCTCGTCACGTCGTCGTTCGCGGTCGAGCTCGCGGCGCTCTCCGAACGCGAGCTGCCGGGGCTGCTCGAGTACCTGGACTCGACGCCGGCCCTGCCGTTCCGCTACCTCTCGGTGCACGCCCCGGTGAAGCACCGCATGGTCGGCGAGGCCGCGCTGGTCGAGCGGCTGGCCGCGCTGCCGCCGTGGGTCGATGCGATCGTCGTGCATCCCGACGTCATCGACGATCCTGCGCTCTACCGGCGGCTCGGCTCCGCGCTCGTCGTGGAGAACATGGATCCGCGCAAGCCGGCGGGCCGCACCGCCGCGGAACTCGCGCCGCTCATGGCCCAGCTTCCCGAGGCGGGCTTCTGCTTCGACGTCGCCCACGCGGCCGCGGTCGACCCCAGCCTCCAGGAGGCCCACCGCCTGCTCGACCGCTTCTGCGGGCGCCTGCGCCACCTGCACGTCTCCTCGCTGGACGAGGACTGCCACCACATCCCGCTCGCTGACGCCGACGAACAGGCGTGGACCTCGGTGCTGCGGCGCTGCCGCGATGTGCCGTGGATCCTCGAGGCCCCGCTGGCGTCCTGA